The proteins below come from a single Alligator mississippiensis isolate rAllMis1 chromosome 2, rAllMis1, whole genome shotgun sequence genomic window:
- the ARL9 gene encoding ADP-ribosylation factor-like protein 9 isoform X2, which produces MGSSSLRQVGLLGAAAGLAGGLAYAAWTYFSARRHEQAQAGAGLGAAHRPQDKPPSRQILVLGLDGAGKTSVLHSLATNHVKHSAAPTEGFNAVCINTEETQLYFLEIGGSESLRSYWKMYLPKVLGLIYVVDSADHTRLPLAKHLLHQLVQHDSTLPVVVLANKQDIEGAYCITDIHDALALSDIGDERKMFLIGTHVAQDGSEISSSMKDAKELIAQLVLETA; this is translated from the exons atgggcagcagcagcctgcggcAGGTCGGCCTGCTGGGGGCCGCCGCCGGCCTCGCGGGCGGCCTGGCCTACGCCGCCTGGACCTACTTCTCCGCCCGGCGGCACGAGCAGGCGCAGGCGGGCGCCGGGCTGGGCGCGGCGCACCGGCCCCAG GATAAACCACCAAGCAGGCAGATATTAGTCCTGGGCCTGGATGGAGCAGGGAAGACCAGTGTTCTCCACTCCCTAGCAACTAATCATGTGAAGCATAGTGCGGCACCCACAGAGGGATTCAATGCAGTCTGCATCAACACAGAAGAGACCCAGCTGTATTTCCTAGAGA TTGGAGGCAGTGAATCTTTGCGTTCCTATTGGAAAATGTACCTACCCAAGGTTCTGGGGCTGATCTATGTTGTGGATTCAGCAGACCATACACGCTTACCCTTGGCTAAACACCTTCTTCATCAGCTGGTCCAGCATGACTCTACACTGCCAGTGGTGGTCCTAGCCAataaacag gATATTGAAGGAGCATACTGCATCACGGACATCCACGATGCTCTGGCCTTGTCTGACATTGGAGATGAAAGAAAGATGTTCCTTATTGGAACCCACGTGGCACAGGATGGCTCTGAGATTTCTTCCAGCATGAAGGATGCCAAAGAACTAATTGCACAGCTGGTTTTGGAGACTGCATGA
- the ARL9 gene encoding ADP-ribosylation factor-like protein 9 isoform X1: MYLPKVLGLIYVVDSADHTRLPLAKHLLHQLVQHDSTLPVVVLANKQDIEGAYCITDIHDALALSDIGDERKMFLIGTHVAQDGSEISSSMKDAKELIAQLVLETA; the protein is encoded by the exons ATGTACCTACCCAAGGTTCTGGGGCTGATCTATGTTGTGGATTCAGCAGACCATACACGCTTACCCTTGGCTAAACACCTTCTTCATCAGCTGGTCCAGCATGACTCTACACTGCCAGTGGTGGTCCTAGCCAataaacag gATATTGAAGGAGCATACTGCATCACGGACATCCACGATGCTCTGGCCTTGTCTGACATTGGAGATGAAAGAAAGATGTTCCTTATTGGAACCCACGTGGCACAGGATGGCTCTGAGATTTCTTCCAGCATGAAGGATGCCAAAGAACTAATTGCACAGCTGGTTTTGGAGACTGCATGA